A single Actinomadura algeriensis DNA region contains:
- a CDS encoding MerR family transcriptional regulator, translating to MRTIGEVAAELGIEAHVLRHWEDVGALTVRRDGNGHRVYDEGAVEQARTVLKLRRVGLSLPEVAAAMAPTKSAAQAVVQAKIAELEREIVQRQRAITFLRHTVECRHRYLDDCPDCATFVGEDR from the coding sequence GTGAGGACGATCGGGGAAGTGGCCGCGGAACTCGGGATCGAGGCCCACGTGCTGCGGCACTGGGAAGACGTCGGGGCGCTCACCGTGCGTCGCGACGGCAACGGCCACCGCGTCTACGACGAGGGCGCCGTGGAGCAGGCGCGCACGGTCCTGAAGCTGCGTCGCGTCGGGCTCTCGCTGCCCGAGGTCGCCGCCGCGATGGCGCCGACGAAGTCGGCGGCGCAGGCCGTCGTGCAGGCGAAGATCGCCGAACTCGAACGCGAGATCGTCCAGCGGCAGCGGGCGATTACCTTCCTGCGGCACACCGTCGAATGCAGGCATCGGTACCTCGACGACTGCCCGGACTGCGCGACGTTCGTCGGGGAAGATCGATGA
- a CDS encoding long-chain-fatty-acid--CoA ligase has product MNLAERLRAAAGRLGGRTALTLDRERLGYRELELRSARTGALLRRRGIRPGDRVAVMLPNVPEFAVVYYGILRIGAVVVPLDPLLKRREIAAYLGDCGARLVIAWHAYAEAVEAGTDGTDYLFVVPGEFGRLLRGVPPEDDVAGTSGDDTAVILYSAGTTGPTKGIELTHANLGGNAATVARMHGLGVDDVVLGALPLYHAFGQTCALNATIHAGGRLTLLERFDAGRALEVIRRDGVTVFHGVPAMFIALLDHPAVSDMSILRSCVSGGAALPLDVLRAFEERGCPIIEGYGLSETSPLAASNRSGAGRRPGSIGRPIHGVEMRVVGDDGRELPRGAIGELVVRGPNVMKGYWNDPEATAHAIRDGWLHTGDLGRADDDGVFYLVDRRRDVIIRGGYTVYPREVEEVLYEHPAVRQAAVVGVPHPEVGEEITAVVSLRGPATADELRAFVRERVAAYKYPRRIRFLDELPVGPTGKILKRALTAPAPSVR; this is encoded by the coding sequence ATGAATCTCGCTGAGCGGCTCCGGGCCGCCGCCGGACGGCTCGGCGGACGCACGGCCCTCACGCTCGACCGGGAGAGGCTCGGCTACCGCGAGCTGGAGCTGCGGAGCGCGCGGACGGGCGCGCTGCTGCGGCGGCGCGGGATCAGGCCGGGCGACCGGGTCGCGGTGATGCTCCCCAACGTGCCCGAGTTCGCCGTCGTCTACTACGGCATCCTGCGGATCGGGGCGGTGGTCGTCCCGCTGGATCCGCTGCTGAAGCGGCGGGAGATCGCCGCGTACTTAGGCGACTGCGGGGCGCGGCTGGTGATCGCGTGGCACGCGTACGCGGAGGCCGTGGAGGCGGGGACGGACGGCACCGACTACCTGTTCGTGGTGCCGGGCGAGTTCGGCCGGCTGCTGCGGGGAGTGCCGCCCGAGGACGACGTCGCCGGGACGTCCGGGGACGACACGGCGGTGATCCTCTACAGCGCGGGGACGACCGGGCCGACGAAGGGGATCGAGCTGACGCACGCGAACCTCGGCGGGAACGCCGCGACGGTCGCGCGGATGCACGGGCTGGGGGTGGACGACGTCGTCCTCGGCGCCCTGCCGCTGTACCACGCGTTCGGGCAGACGTGCGCGCTGAACGCGACGATCCACGCGGGCGGGCGGCTGACCCTGCTCGAACGGTTCGACGCGGGGCGCGCGCTGGAGGTGATCCGGCGGGACGGCGTGACGGTGTTCCACGGGGTCCCGGCGATGTTCATCGCCCTCCTCGACCATCCGGCCGTGTCAGACATGTCGATCCTGCGGAGTTGTGTGTCCGGGGGCGCCGCCCTCCCGCTGGACGTCCTGCGCGCGTTCGAGGAGCGCGGCTGCCCGATCATCGAGGGCTACGGGCTGAGCGAGACCTCGCCGCTGGCGGCGTCCAACCGGTCCGGCGCGGGCCGCCGTCCGGGCTCGATCGGCCGCCCGATCCACGGGGTGGAGATGCGGGTGGTCGGCGACGACGGCCGCGAGCTGCCGCGCGGCGCGATCGGCGAGCTCGTCGTGCGCGGCCCGAACGTGATGAAGGGCTACTGGAACGACCCGGAGGCCACCGCGCACGCGATCCGCGACGGCTGGCTGCACACCGGCGACCTGGGCCGCGCCGACGACGACGGCGTGTTCTACCTCGTCGACCGCCGCCGCGACGTGATCATCCGCGGCGGGTACACGGTCTATCCCCGCGAGGTCGAGGAGGTGCTGTACGAGCATCCGGCCGTGCGGCAGGCCGCGGTCGTCGGCGTCCCGCATCCGGAGGTCGGCGAGGAGATCACCGCGGTGGTCTCGCTGCGCGGCCCCGCGACGGCGGACGAACTGCGCGCGTTCGTCCGGGAACGCGTCGCCGCCTACAAGTACCCGCGGCGGATCCGGTTCCTGGACGAGCTGCCCGTCGGCCCCACCGGCAAGATCCTCAAGCGTGCGCTCACGGCTCCGGCGCCGTCCGTCCGGTAG
- a CDS encoding AI-2E family transporter: MTNGKGLGAVPSTLRKSAAVAACFLLIAAAVGLLVYFLVLLAPLTMAVIAALLLTALMSPVARWTRRLGAPAWAGALAGLLTLLVAIAGPVALVTGQAADQWRQMRRGLTEGLDRARDQLLNGPLPINERQLNGIVDGITRAAQRSSPDPVAGASMAAEVLAAALIALFLLFFMLKDGKSMWGWLVGLAPERRREKVDAAGRAGWRALVSYVHGIVVIALVDAIGIGLALVLIGVPFALPLTLLTFVAAFVPIAGAIIAGAAAVLIAFVGGGVTDALLVLAAVVVVQQAESHLLQPLIMGRTLHLHPVVIIGAVTAGTLLAGIAGAVIAVPTVAIVYRVSSVLATGRTAPEP, translated from the coding sequence ATGACCAACGGCAAGGGACTCGGGGCCGTTCCGTCCACGTTGCGGAAGTCGGCGGCGGTCGCGGCGTGCTTCCTGCTGATCGCCGCGGCCGTCGGGCTGCTCGTGTACTTCCTGGTGCTGCTGGCGCCGCTGACGATGGCGGTGATCGCCGCGCTGCTGCTGACCGCGCTGATGTCGCCGGTGGCGCGGTGGACGCGGCGGCTGGGGGCGCCCGCGTGGGCGGGGGCGCTCGCCGGGCTGCTCACCCTGCTCGTCGCGATCGCCGGGCCGGTCGCGCTCGTCACCGGGCAGGCCGCCGACCAGTGGCGGCAGATGCGGCGGGGCCTCACCGAAGGGCTCGACCGCGCGCGGGACCAGCTCCTCAACGGCCCGCTGCCGATCAACGAGCGGCAGCTGAACGGCATCGTCGACGGGATCACCCGGGCCGCGCAGCGGTCGTCGCCCGACCCGGTGGCGGGCGCGAGCATGGCGGCGGAGGTGCTGGCCGCCGCCCTCATCGCGCTGTTCCTGCTGTTCTTCATGTTGAAGGACGGCAAGTCCATGTGGGGCTGGCTCGTGGGGCTCGCGCCCGAACGGCGGCGGGAGAAGGTCGACGCCGCGGGACGGGCCGGGTGGCGCGCGCTGGTGTCGTACGTGCACGGCATCGTGGTGATCGCCCTGGTGGACGCGATCGGCATCGGGCTCGCGCTCGTCCTGATCGGCGTCCCGTTCGCGCTGCCGCTGACGCTGCTGACGTTCGTCGCCGCGTTCGTCCCGATCGCGGGCGCGATCATCGCGGGGGCGGCGGCGGTGCTCATCGCGTTCGTCGGCGGCGGCGTCACCGACGCGCTGCTGGTGCTCGCGGCGGTGGTCGTCGTCCAGCAGGCCGAGAGCCACCTGCTTCAGCCCCTCATCATGGGACGGACGCTGCACCTGCACCCCGTCGTGATCATCGGCGCCGTGACGGCCGGGACGCTGCTCGCCGGGATCGCCGGCGCGGTGATCGCCGTCCCGACGGTGGCGATCGTGTACCGCGTGTCGTCCGTCCTGGCTACCGGACGGACGGCGCCGGAGCCGTGA
- a CDS encoding McrB family protein: MPPIVSIKKEAANGHKIVHYDGQVYELTPSPGEVICAAGTGTALHHRRDCTHIAGTEDGWRVYPDADGDLWRRLLESGALGEAELRRKFAAAAGLLNGSKRPVDKVCGTCALVQVGIGGVQPPKKALSTAIDEFDRAALAERLHQADQEIAHVQTAFPVDAWPAMPLKRYALGTPDSKGSFCYAMEFGTPALCSMKGGHAGKHLIYWRQNDDSWYIASGLGHDDEQDAWSKVRAGFVAALAHATNGDLAEIDGIDALRSGPALTAKAISCYFPDAILPVTSRDHVRAFIYHLSGDNASSLDAFAAHERLKELVEADGRFDGWHPYEIGLFLYEWADPRPPSRTVLKVAPGEKARLWDDCLAGGYICVGWDDVGDLTTFTSEDEYRARFEEAYGDSLYNGFKSKISAKANELWRLYQLEPGDLVVANEGNSKVLAVGTVTQDGYRWLPEREEYRHTVAVDWDTSYAQTLAESHTAWGTVTVARVSTDLWKTIVAGKAGPTPPAPPVPSEPLFEKIAALLERKGQAVLYGPPGTGKTYASLRFALWWLATRMPELALDPVADYGTAEFRRALDTLSESGHLTQVTFHPAYGYEDFIEGYRPDGTGGDGLRLALRDGIFMRVCEAAAIHPERPYLVLIDEINRGDIPKILGELITLLEPDKRGLHVTLPTGRRFAVPPNVRIVGTMNTADRSIRLLDSALRRRFAFYELLPDADDVLYGRKVGDLDLGLLLRELNRRVVAELGRERQIGHSFFLSGGRAVDEPGELAAVIRTEVMPLLQKYAYDDYSLLARFLGERIVDVRGHTVTDLEDDALVDALTAEFGAAVGDR, from the coding sequence ATGCCGCCGATCGTCTCCATCAAGAAGGAAGCGGCCAATGGACACAAGATCGTGCATTACGACGGGCAGGTCTACGAGCTGACGCCGTCGCCGGGCGAGGTGATCTGCGCGGCCGGAACCGGCACGGCGCTTCACCATCGTCGGGACTGCACGCATATCGCGGGAACCGAGGACGGCTGGCGGGTCTATCCCGACGCCGACGGCGATCTGTGGCGGCGGCTGCTGGAATCGGGCGCGCTGGGTGAAGCGGAGCTGCGCAGGAAGTTCGCCGCGGCGGCCGGTCTGCTCAATGGCAGCAAGAGGCCGGTGGACAAGGTCTGCGGCACCTGCGCCCTCGTGCAGGTCGGAATCGGCGGCGTCCAGCCGCCCAAAAAGGCGCTCTCCACCGCCATCGACGAATTCGACCGTGCCGCGCTTGCGGAACGTCTCCACCAGGCCGATCAGGAGATCGCCCATGTGCAGACGGCCTTTCCCGTGGACGCCTGGCCGGCCATGCCGCTCAAGCGGTACGCGCTCGGCACGCCCGATTCCAAGGGCTCCTTCTGCTACGCCATGGAATTCGGCACTCCCGCGCTCTGCAGCATGAAGGGCGGCCACGCTGGCAAGCACCTCATCTACTGGCGCCAGAACGACGATTCCTGGTACATCGCGAGCGGGCTCGGCCATGATGACGAGCAGGACGCATGGAGCAAAGTTCGGGCAGGTTTCGTGGCGGCCCTCGCGCACGCCACGAACGGCGACCTCGCCGAAATCGACGGAATCGATGCGCTGCGCTCCGGTCCCGCGCTCACGGCGAAGGCGATCTCCTGCTACTTCCCCGACGCGATCCTCCCGGTGACCAGTCGCGACCATGTGCGCGCCTTCATCTACCACCTGTCGGGAGACAACGCCTCGTCGCTGGACGCGTTCGCCGCCCACGAACGGCTCAAGGAACTGGTGGAGGCCGACGGCCGTTTCGACGGGTGGCACCCCTATGAGATCGGACTGTTCCTCTACGAGTGGGCCGATCCCCGACCGCCGAGCAGGACGGTCCTCAAGGTGGCCCCGGGAGAGAAGGCCAGGTTGTGGGACGACTGCCTGGCGGGCGGCTACATCTGCGTGGGCTGGGACGACGTCGGCGACCTGACCACGTTCACGTCCGAGGACGAGTACCGGGCTAGATTCGAAGAGGCGTACGGAGACAGCCTTTACAACGGCTTCAAGAGCAAGATTTCGGCCAAGGCGAACGAGTTGTGGCGGCTGTACCAGCTCGAACCCGGCGATCTGGTGGTGGCCAATGAGGGCAATAGCAAGGTGCTCGCAGTCGGCACGGTGACTCAGGACGGTTATCGCTGGCTTCCCGAACGCGAGGAGTACCGGCACACCGTGGCCGTCGACTGGGACACCAGTTACGCGCAGACACTGGCCGAGTCCCACACCGCGTGGGGCACCGTCACGGTCGCCAGGGTGAGCACGGACCTGTGGAAGACGATCGTGGCGGGCAAGGCGGGGCCGACGCCGCCCGCTCCGCCCGTCCCGTCCGAGCCATTGTTCGAGAAGATCGCCGCGCTCCTCGAGCGGAAGGGCCAAGCCGTCCTGTACGGGCCGCCGGGGACGGGCAAGACCTACGCCAGCCTGCGGTTCGCGCTGTGGTGGCTGGCCACGCGAATGCCCGAACTGGCCCTGGACCCGGTCGCCGACTACGGGACGGCGGAGTTCCGGCGGGCGCTCGACACGCTCTCCGAGAGCGGTCACCTCACGCAGGTCACGTTTCATCCCGCCTACGGGTACGAGGATTTCATCGAGGGATACCGCCCGGACGGGACGGGCGGCGACGGGCTGCGGCTGGCGCTGCGCGACGGGATCTTCATGCGGGTCTGCGAGGCCGCCGCCATCCATCCCGAGCGCCCTTACCTGGTGCTCATCGACGAGATCAACCGGGGCGACATCCCCAAGATCCTCGGTGAGCTGATCACCCTGCTCGAGCCGGACAAGCGCGGCTTGCACGTCACGCTGCCGACGGGCAGGCGCTTCGCCGTACCGCCCAACGTCCGGATCGTCGGCACCATGAACACCGCCGACCGCAGCATCCGGCTCCTGGACTCGGCGCTGCGCCGCAGGTTCGCCTTCTACGAGTTGCTGCCCGACGCCGACGACGTCCTGTACGGGCGGAAGGTCGGCGATCTGGACCTTGGGCTCCTGCTCCGGGAACTCAACCGGCGCGTCGTCGCCGAACTCGGCCGGGAGCGCCAGATCGGGCACTCGTTCTTCCTGTCCGGCGGGCGGGCGGTGGACGAGCCTGGCGAGCTGGCGGCCGTGATCCGCACCGAGGTAATGCCCCTTCTGCAGAAGTACGCCTACGACGACTACTCGCTGCTCGCCCGGTTCCTCGGCGAGCGGATCGTCGACGTGCGGGGGCACACCGTCACGGATCTGGAGGACGACGCGCTCGTGGACGCGCTAACGGCGGAGTTCGGCGCGGCCGTGGGCGACCGGTGA
- a CDS encoding FAD-binding oxidoreductase, which yields MCPISSYDDQAKALAAALPEARLITDPDVLASLGHDDAEWAPVGTPVAALRARSSDEVARAVAACADLRIPVVPRGAGTGLSGGANAVDGCLVLDLSGMNSVVEIDTDNMVAVVQPGVVNDDLKRAVAEHGLWYPPDPASAPWSTIGGNVATNAGGLCCLKYGVTRDYVLGLQAVGGGPAGAYGTRVDLGRRTTKGVAGYDLTGLFVGSEGTLGVVTEVTLRLRPARRDAPRTVVGAFDDLVSAGRAVAGVTSRGLVPAALELLDRACLEAVEEWKHLGIGPGAEALLLASVDTPGPSGDDEAAAIATIFRDAGAAWAEQSTDPVEAEALFEARRLAYPALERLGPVLTEDVCVPRSSVPAMLARTEEIGRRHGVRIATIAHAGDGNLHPLLITPPGDDAARAAAQAAFDELLQAAIDLRGTVTGEHGVGLLKRGGMQRELPLGVRAMQHAVKQALDPLNLFNPGKVIGDDPDL from the coding sequence GTGTGCCCAATTTCCTCCTACGACGACCAGGCGAAGGCGCTCGCCGCGGCGCTGCCCGAAGCCCGCCTGATCACCGACCCCGACGTCCTCGCGAGCCTCGGCCACGACGACGCCGAATGGGCGCCGGTCGGGACGCCCGTCGCGGCGCTGCGGGCCCGCTCGTCCGACGAGGTCGCCCGCGCCGTCGCCGCCTGCGCCGACCTGCGCATCCCCGTCGTGCCGCGCGGCGCCGGGACCGGGCTGTCGGGCGGCGCCAACGCGGTCGACGGCTGCCTCGTCCTCGACCTGTCCGGGATGAACTCCGTCGTCGAGATCGACACCGACAACATGGTCGCGGTCGTCCAGCCCGGCGTCGTCAACGACGACCTGAAGAGGGCCGTCGCCGAGCACGGCCTCTGGTACCCGCCGGACCCCGCCAGCGCCCCCTGGTCGACGATCGGCGGCAACGTCGCCACCAACGCGGGCGGCCTGTGCTGCCTGAAGTACGGCGTCACCCGCGACTACGTCCTCGGCCTGCAGGCCGTCGGCGGCGGCCCCGCCGGCGCGTACGGCACCCGCGTCGACCTCGGCCGCCGCACCACCAAGGGCGTCGCCGGATACGACCTCACCGGCCTGTTCGTCGGCTCCGAGGGCACCCTCGGCGTCGTCACCGAGGTCACCCTCCGGCTCCGCCCCGCCCGCCGCGACGCGCCCCGCACGGTCGTCGGCGCCTTCGACGACCTCGTCTCCGCGGGCCGCGCCGTCGCCGGGGTCACCTCCCGCGGCCTCGTCCCCGCCGCCCTCGAACTCCTCGACCGCGCCTGCCTGGAGGCCGTCGAGGAGTGGAAGCACCTCGGCATCGGCCCCGGCGCCGAGGCCCTCCTGCTCGCGAGCGTCGACACCCCCGGCCCCTCCGGCGACGACGAGGCGGCCGCGATCGCGACGATCTTCCGTGACGCCGGCGCCGCGTGGGCCGAGCAGTCCACCGACCCCGTCGAGGCCGAGGCCCTCTTCGAGGCCCGCCGCCTCGCCTACCCCGCGCTCGAACGGCTCGGGCCCGTCCTCACCGAGGACGTCTGCGTGCCGCGCTCGTCCGTCCCGGCGATGCTCGCCCGCACCGAGGAGATCGGCCGCCGGCACGGCGTCCGCATCGCCACGATCGCCCACGCGGGCGACGGCAACCTGCACCCGCTGCTGATCACCCCGCCCGGCGACGACGCCGCCCGCGCCGCCGCGCAGGCCGCCTTCGACGAACTTCTGCAGGCCGCGATCGACCTGCGCGGCACCGTCACCGGCGAGCACGGCGTCGGCCTGCTCAAACGCGGCGGCATGCAGCGCGAACTGCCTCTCGGCGTCCGCGCGATGCAGCACGCGGTCAAGCAGGCCCTCGACCCGCTGAACCTCTTCAACCCGGGGAAGGTCATCGGCGACGATCCCGACCTCTGA
- a CDS encoding McrC family protein, whose product MTVISVEEYKIGRADGLKPSAADLAAAGSKALSKRVTLRWLRDDVLEVEAGPYVGVLELDCATVRVRPKLAGEELAVLQMIDYATGLDALRDIGTVQHLGEGLDLRDLVCLLLTREAGRLLRHGLRRDYLRREEDLPTVRGRLLADRQVMRRFGRLDRLECRYDERSGDILDNRLCTAALNLAARTATDARVRNDARRLAADFADVCTTRGFDVRAAAERLVYHRANEHYRDAHRWALMLLGRTAFSGLYADHGPVTSAFMVDMNKLFEDFVTRLLRDAAAGTGVDVLPQKTLTRAVMTEGGKTYAPITPDVQLVRGHGPRAWRRSVDAKYKLYGDKKIQTSDLFQSFAYAHALSGADGGGPPTAYVLYAADRDVLPKTIRVHRHDGAAAAQVTCVAVNVPEVLGCLAAGEPPPIIEELRHALLQA is encoded by the coding sequence GTGACGGTCATTTCCGTCGAGGAGTACAAGATCGGCCGCGCGGACGGGTTGAAGCCGAGCGCGGCCGATCTCGCGGCCGCCGGTTCCAAAGCACTGTCCAAGCGCGTCACCCTGCGCTGGCTCCGCGACGACGTCCTCGAGGTGGAGGCTGGTCCGTACGTCGGGGTCCTCGAGCTCGACTGCGCGACCGTCCGCGTCCGGCCCAAGCTCGCGGGCGAGGAACTCGCCGTCCTGCAGATGATCGACTACGCGACCGGGCTCGACGCCTTGCGCGACATCGGGACCGTGCAGCACCTCGGCGAAGGTCTCGACCTGCGCGATCTGGTCTGCCTGCTGCTGACGCGGGAGGCCGGCCGGCTTCTCCGGCACGGGTTGCGCCGCGACTACCTGCGCCGGGAGGAGGACCTTCCCACCGTCCGGGGGCGGCTGCTCGCGGACCGGCAAGTCATGCGCCGCTTCGGGCGGCTCGACCGGCTGGAGTGCCGCTACGACGAGCGCAGCGGCGACATCCTCGACAACCGGCTGTGCACCGCCGCGCTGAACCTCGCCGCCCGGACCGCCACGGACGCGCGCGTCCGCAACGACGCCCGCCGTCTCGCCGCCGACTTCGCGGACGTGTGCACCACGCGGGGCTTCGACGTGCGCGCGGCCGCGGAACGGCTCGTCTACCACCGGGCCAACGAGCACTACCGGGACGCGCACCGCTGGGCGCTGATGCTCCTCGGGCGGACCGCGTTTTCCGGCCTGTACGCCGACCACGGTCCGGTGACGAGCGCCTTCATGGTCGACATGAACAAACTGTTCGAGGACTTCGTCACCCGGCTGCTGCGCGACGCCGCGGCGGGCACCGGTGTGGACGTTCTCCCGCAGAAGACGCTGACGCGAGCCGTTATGACCGAGGGCGGCAAGACGTACGCCCCGATCACGCCGGACGTCCAGCTCGTCCGGGGGCATGGCCCGAGGGCCTGGCGGCGGTCCGTCGACGCGAAATACAAGCTTTACGGCGACAAGAAGATCCAGACCTCGGACTTGTTCCAGAGCTTCGCGTACGCCCATGCGCTGAGCGGCGCGGACGGTGGCGGGCCGCCGACCGCGTACGTCCTGTACGCGGCCGACCGCGACGTGCTGCCCAAAACGATCCGGGTGCACCGCCATGACGGCGCCGCCGCCGCCCAGGTGACATGCGTGGCCGTCAACGTGCCTGAGGTGCTCGGATGCCTCGCGGCCGGGGAGCCGCCGCCGATCATCGAGGAATTGCGGCACGCCTTGCTGCAGGCATGA
- a CDS encoding SDR family NAD(P)-dependent oxidoreductase, producing MDAEKLRTLFDLTGRVAIVTGGTRGIGRAIAEGFVAAGASVVVASRKPEPCAQTEAHLKAMGGDALGVPAHLGDLDALDTLVSRTADTFGRIDIVVNNAANPLAQPLGGLTPEAFAKSQDVNVRGPVFLVQRALDHLTESPCAAVLNVISAGAFMWSPGVSMYAAAKAAMASYTRSMAAEFAPRGIRVNALAPGTVDTLMVRNNPPEVQEAMANAALQGRAADPDEMVGPALFLASDAASFVTGQILLADGGLVPR from the coding sequence GTGGACGCCGAGAAGCTGCGGACCCTGTTCGACCTGACCGGACGCGTCGCGATCGTCACCGGCGGCACCCGCGGCATCGGCCGCGCGATCGCCGAGGGCTTCGTCGCGGCCGGCGCGAGCGTCGTCGTCGCGAGCCGCAAGCCCGAACCGTGCGCGCAGACCGAGGCGCACCTGAAGGCGATGGGCGGCGACGCCCTCGGCGTCCCGGCCCACCTCGGCGACCTCGACGCGCTCGACACCCTCGTCTCCCGCACCGCCGACACGTTCGGCCGCATCGACATCGTCGTCAACAACGCCGCGAACCCCCTCGCCCAGCCCCTCGGCGGCCTCACCCCCGAGGCGTTCGCGAAGTCGCAGGACGTCAACGTCCGCGGCCCCGTCTTCCTCGTCCAGCGCGCCCTCGACCACCTCACCGAGAGCCCCTGCGCGGCCGTCCTCAACGTGATCTCCGCCGGGGCGTTCATGTGGTCGCCCGGCGTCTCGATGTACGCGGCCGCGAAGGCCGCGATGGCCTCCTACACCCGCTCGATGGCCGCCGAGTTCGCCCCCCGCGGCATCCGCGTCAACGCCCTCGCCCCCGGCACCGTCGACACCCTCATGGTCCGCAACAACCCGCCCGAGGTGCAGGAGGCGATGGCGAACGCCGCCTTGCAGGGCCGCGCCGCCGACCCCGACGAGATGGTCGGCCCCGCCCTCTTCCTCGCCTCGGACGCCGCGAGCTTCGTCACCGGCCAGATCCTCCTCGCCGACGGCGGCCTCGTCCCCCGCTGA
- a CDS encoding PucR family transcriptional regulator, which produces MSGGLSTRMLTDADAVRTERSRILAELLTIVDELADRAVAVMRAEIPAYADRTDDFLTDVREQVGRHYRTKLAVLLEERTVTFEDVAFSRRASMRRVQAGFTLADYINAFRVGQQVFWEAVVAHAGRTFAGQEAALTLAAPLMRYCDLASTHAANAYMEYQRYAAAESAQASRDLVELLLDGEAPTRGPQLATAHAHGLNPESRTPLVVVAAVLVGGEADARHAACAAIARTGVGRHRTLAVVRQSEIVAVPALGPGGDPGELCDRLQAVQRDLLDEDVVLAMGISTVVEGTANIPRAFQEARAVLEFLPEDGGVAALPRISPFEYMALRADDTARHLVDPRVLDLLEEDRMRGGVLTATIRAFAAADLNLRAAAERLQIHHNTAQYRLRRIQERTGRNLRHFTDLVDLLVAIALQDVLPPATNPGRKRLVPATNEEGGTADVPSAHESR; this is translated from the coding sequence ATGTCCGGTGGCCTCAGCACGAGAATGCTCACCGATGCGGACGCCGTCCGCACCGAACGATCACGGATCCTCGCCGAACTCCTCACCATCGTCGACGAACTGGCGGACCGGGCCGTCGCGGTCATGCGGGCGGAGATCCCCGCGTACGCGGACCGGACGGACGATTTCCTCACCGACGTCCGGGAACAGGTCGGCCGGCACTACCGCACCAAGCTCGCCGTGCTGCTGGAGGAGCGCACGGTCACGTTCGAGGACGTCGCGTTCAGCCGCCGCGCGTCGATGCGGCGGGTGCAGGCGGGGTTCACGCTGGCCGACTACATCAACGCCTTCCGCGTGGGTCAGCAGGTCTTCTGGGAGGCGGTGGTGGCGCACGCGGGCCGGACGTTCGCCGGGCAGGAGGCGGCGCTGACGCTGGCGGCGCCGCTGATGCGGTACTGCGACCTCGCCAGCACGCACGCGGCGAACGCGTACATGGAGTACCAGCGGTACGCGGCGGCGGAGAGCGCGCAGGCGAGCCGGGACCTGGTGGAGCTGCTGCTGGACGGCGAGGCGCCGACGCGCGGGCCGCAGCTGGCGACGGCGCACGCGCACGGGCTCAACCCCGAGTCGCGGACGCCGCTCGTCGTGGTCGCGGCCGTCCTGGTCGGCGGCGAGGCGGACGCGCGGCACGCGGCGTGCGCGGCGATCGCGCGGACCGGGGTGGGCAGGCACCGGACGCTCGCGGTCGTGCGGCAGTCGGAGATCGTGGCGGTGCCCGCGCTGGGGCCCGGGGGCGATCCGGGCGAGCTGTGCGACCGGCTGCAGGCCGTCCAGCGGGACCTGCTGGACGAGGACGTCGTGCTGGCGATGGGGATCAGCACGGTCGTCGAGGGCACGGCGAACATCCCGCGGGCGTTCCAGGAGGCGCGGGCGGTGCTGGAGTTCCTGCCGGAGGACGGCGGCGTGGCGGCGCTGCCGCGGATCTCCCCGTTCGAGTACATGGCGCTGCGGGCGGACGACACCGCGCGGCACCTCGTGGATCCGCGCGTCCTCGACCTGCTGGAGGAGGACCGGATGCGGGGCGGGGTGCTGACCGCGACGATCCGGGCGTTCGCGGCGGCGGACCTCAATCTGCGCGCGGCGGCCGAACGGCTGCAGATCCACCACAACACCGCGCAGTACCGTCTCCGGCGCATCCAGGAGCGGACCGGCCGCAACCTCCGGCACTTCACCGATCTGGTCGATCTGCTGGTCGCGATCGCGCTCCAGGACGTGTTGCCACCGGCCACCAATCCCGGGCGGAAAAGACTGGTCCCCGCGACCAATGAGGAGGGTGGGACCGCCGACGTACCGTCGGCGCATGAATCTCGCTGA